One Miscanthus floridulus cultivar M001 chromosome 11, ASM1932011v1, whole genome shotgun sequence DNA window includes the following coding sequences:
- the LOC136492108 gene encoding uncharacterized protein: protein MVKKLEKGSTEACIKPHQEGHKSNSGKVKGQFGKVQYVQNAAVPLEATEVLGCGSALSQSSSAAPRQNSKAPKATKVQLQPKKTLITCFKCKKEGHHIRDCSLKKEEKGMNKIQEKKKMAHVTCSNMGHNVSMCSNKVDDQATLPNKKIRRSNRKCYGCNEKGHEIASCPSMKDEGLASSRKRLISKVANKKQDKNMSYKNKHHICYTC from the coding sequence atggtgaagaagcttgagaagggatcaacCGAAGCATGCATCAAGCCCCATCAAGAAGGTCACAAATCTAACAGTGGCAAAGTCAAGGGACAATTTGGAAAAGTGCAATATGTCCAGAATGCAGCAGTTCCACTCGAGGCTACAGAGGTTCTAGGATGCGGCAGTGCCTTATCCCAGAGCAGTAGTGCTGCACCTAGGCAGAACAGCAAAGCCCCCAAGGCTACCAAGGTGCAACTTCAACCAAagaagactctcatcacttgctttaagtgcaagaaggagggtcaccatataagagattgctccttgaagaaagaagagaagggcatgaacaagatccaagagaagaagaagatggctcatgtcacGTGTTCCAACATGGGACACAATGTCTCTATGTGTTCCAATAAGGTTGATGACCAAGCAACACTTCCCAacaagaagataagaagaagcAATAGGAAGtgttatggatgcaatgagaaggGTCATGAAATTGCATCATGCCCCTCCATGAAGGATGAAGGCTTGGCATCATCAAGAAAGAGGCTCATTAGCAAGGTAGCAAACAAGAAGCAAGATAAGAACATGTCTTACAAGAACAAACACCACATTTGCTACACCTGCTGA